Genomic DNA from Lactuca sativa cultivar Salinas chromosome 8, Lsat_Salinas_v11, whole genome shotgun sequence:
ATTTTGGGGGGAAAATACGAGAGTGctttttgttgactttttgactatgAAGAAGTGCTTTTATGATCCTTTGTATTTTGTAATGAAGCTGAAGTGGCTATGCCTAATTCTAGGGGCCCGCAgctttaattttcttttaatataaaatatacatACTATAAAATATAAATCTTATAAATTTTATGTTCATTTTATATCTTATCATTCTCATGTGTGTGAAAGAGAGAAACGAACAATTCAAATAAAAAAAGACATGAGAAGAGCATAACTAGATTTCTAGTAACTAACTTTATTCAATAAAactttattattataaatattcTTTAATAATCGATTAATAGAGTTTCTCTTTAACTAAATAGTTTTAATAATCTCATACCACCAAATGAGTTTTTTCTTTAATTCAAGCTTTTcttttttaaacaaaaagttCAAGTTCTCAAAACCTCGTCAAAAAAGGagggaaaaaaaaaagaattacacTACAAACTAAACTTGACTAGTCACACATGCGATTGTTTTTAATTCTTAATATTATTTTGCAAAACGATATAAATGTAAATCAAAGTAGCTTTAAACACTGATCTGTAATTCTGTTGAACCCACTTGACatgttatatttatttaattttatcaaTTTGTTTAAAAATGTAGCATGTAGCGaagataatataaaataaaagcaATGAATAAGGGGTTCCATCACCATGCATTGCAATCTACACAGATGTCAACATGGTCTCACTCACAGAGTCACATGGATAATGTAATAAATCATTGTGTTGTACAAATAATGCAACACTGAACCACTCAGAAAAATATAAGGTAAACGCCAAGAAATATCCAATCTTCAGGGATTCGATCCTCTGTTTTTCAATTTTCATCCACTCATCAAATCTTTTATCTCTGTCTTCACAATCACCACAATTTGACCAAATcataatttcaaaaaaaaaaaaaaaaaaaaaaatcttttacaaACACCCAATATTTCATATATTAAGTCAAAAGTCTTTGAAGTTATATTACCATACAACAATTTAAATGTATAATAACAAAGAGTGAGTTTGTTAAGAAGTCAATTTGGGCGTTGACCATCTCTCCTACGTTTAAGTGACTTACTTGCTTTTAATTGGTGGACTAAGCAATCAATAACTTCTTTAAGACTAGCTTTTCTATTTTCCTTGAAGTTCCAAAGCTCTGATACAACATATCTCCCACTTGAATTATATTCATTTAATTCCAACAACGCCTTCACTACAGCATTACATACTTCCTCACCCCATTGACTTTTTAACTCTCTCAAATGGCTATCATCTTCATCTATTATTTCCTAAATTTTGAACAAGATATTAGTTAGTTGTGTATGTGTATTTGTATTAACCTAGGAAGTTGAAAAACATAGAATAATGTGAAAGAAAAATACCTGTAATTTTCCATCTTTTACAGCTTGTTTGAAAGGATGCCAATTTGGAGTATTCACCTTATCTTGCCACAATGAACTTAACTCAACTGATCTCATTTCCCAATCTTGACTAGAATATCTCTGCAAACACACATCTTGAAAAGGTTTCTGAGCAACTTCTCCCATTCTTTTTAAGCCAATTATAGAAGTTCCCTCCAAAACTTGGGGCAAAACCTACATGAAAAAACtaggaaatgtttcatatttcatctaccaaaAAAAGGATCTACACACCATAAAGAAAACTTACATTTATCAGTTCCTTTCGAGCAGCTTGTAGCTCGTTGTTACTCATGTGTTCTCTAAGTATCAAAGTTTGGTTTAAAATGTCCATATCATGTAATTCTTCCTCTTTTTCAGCCAGTTTTTCCCTTAAGTCGTTGATAAGGACACTCATACCATATTCACTGTCTAAGGGGTTTTGAGCTATCTGCAAGATATTGGTTATTAGATACAAATACCATAAGGTCAATTTAGCTTTATTATGACTTTTCAAATAGAGGAAATTTGTACCTTTTCCTTCTCTTTGTAAAAGCTTTTGCGTTCAATCTCAAGTTGTGACTCTCTTTTGTCCAGTTCATTAGCTCTTAGTTCAAGTTCTTTTCGTTGATATGCTACTTCCTCTTTCAGCTTTTCGCTTTCTTGAAAAAGTACATGCATTTTGCTCAATTGGCATTCCAATTCAGTCTTCAATTTGGTATTTTGTGATCCAAGCACCTGCATCTTTCTCATTTCTATAGTGCTACACCAACTGTGTTAGAAACAGGAAGTATCTACATTGTGCAATATACGGGTGTTCAGAAATTATATCATCTAAACTAAAAATTAGAACAAGAAAATTGTTTTTTTCACTTTAGGGTACATCCGTGAACTTCGATTTCATAGCTTGAACCCATAATTAGGGTAAATTCGGTTCAAAATTGAGAAATTATCTTCAAGGAAGGGAATTACTATATGCATTGGTTCCCAATTTGGTGAACACAACTAACTAACTACCCATACATTGACCTAAAAAAACCCTCCGAAAAATACGAGGTCTTCCGTTTACAATTGACTTCATCGGTTTCGCGGAAAGGATGCTAAAAAAAGTTCGATAATGTAAAAATGATTAGAATGTAAATACCTTCAGAAAACGAATGGTTCATGCGATCTTTCTCCGCGATCATGGAATGAAGGCGGGAAGATATCTCTTCGGAATGGCGCTCCATTTCCCATAGCCTTTGATTCTTCATGTCGACTTCTCTCGCTAGACCCACAGCCAAACTACGTGCCTTTCGGAGCTCCGAAACCAATTTACCTTCCGCCATTTTTCCAGATGACTGTCGTCAACAAGAGAGACGAGTCCTGTCTGAATTCTGAAGGGGTCTTATCATCTTTTGTCTTAACATAATGTGGGCAATATGAGCCCTTCTGGTTTTCAATTTTCTCACTTTGGCCCCTATTGTTGTTAAAAAGTTTCAGTT
This window encodes:
- the LOC111893312 gene encoding factor of DNA methylation 2 isoform X2, whose amino-acid sequence is MRKMQVLGSQNTKLKTELECQLSKMHVLFQESEKLKEEVAYQRKELELRANELDKRESQLEIERKSFYKEKEKIAQNPLDSEYGMSVLINDLREKLAEKEEELHDMDILNQTLILREHMSNNELQAARKELINVLPQVLEGTSIIGLKRMGEVAQKPFQDVCLQRYSSQDWEMRSVELSSLWQDKVNTPNWHPFKQAVKDGKLQEIIDEDDSHLRELKSQWGEEVCNAVVKALLELNEYNSSGRYVVSELWNFKENRKASLKEVIDCLVHQLKASKSLKRRRDGQRPN
- the LOC111893312 gene encoding factor of DNA methylation 2 isoform X1, whose translation is MAEGKLVSELRKARSLAVGLAREVDMKNQRLWEMERHSEEISSRLHSMIAEKDRMNHSFSEEMRKMQVLGSQNTKLKTELECQLSKMHVLFQESEKLKEEVAYQRKELELRANELDKRESQLEIERKSFYKEKEKIAQNPLDSEYGMSVLINDLREKLAEKEEELHDMDILNQTLILREHMSNNELQAARKELINVLPQVLEGTSIIGLKRMGEVAQKPFQDVCLQRYSSQDWEMRSVELSSLWQDKVNTPNWHPFKQAVKDGKLQEIIDEDDSHLRELKSQWGEEVCNAVVKALLELNEYNSSGRYVVSELWNFKENRKASLKEVIDCLVHQLKASKSLKRRRDGQRPN